CCATTCTTACCTCAAAAGCATAATTTCAGTGATGTATGGAACTTTGCAGGAATTTCACAattgtgtggtttttttgttttgtttttttacttttaatttattctttttttgatAGTATATTTAACTTTGTGATATAAAGCATTGGTTCTGTGTAAAAATAGATGTACTGGATAATATTGTGgtattgttttttgttcttgatGATTTGGCTGCtgtattctttttttgtctatctctctatctatctgctgTGGTGTGTAAGTgcgtatgtatgcgtgtgtatgcatTAGTGTGGCAGTGGGTTGCGTAGCTGTATGTGATTATAGCCCGCCGCTGGTAGCACACTTCAAATACATAGTAGCCTAAATACCCTGTTCGATTAACGTCATTCAGTAGTCAACCAATTGCTTGCATGTGGGTGTTTGTAAATATACCCAAATAAACTATTAAAATCAATACATGTGCCTCAAGTGCTGATTTGTTTTGAAGGGAGATCTTTCAAGCGTTGATGTATGGAGTGCATATATGACTTTTATGAGTCATTTCTTGTGACAAAATGACCATGGTGGGAAAGAAGCGATGAATCAAGCTTTTTATAagtgtaaatgaaaaaaaatcttcaagGTAAAGCAGGTGCAACTCATGCAGCAGATATAAAGAAGCAGCGCAGCTCAGATAGGCAGACAAGGATGACACATAAATCTCAGATGGATTAAGTGATCAAGAGAGGGCACTGATGGAATTACACTCTTCCACGAACACACTTTTGTAATGTATTCAAATTTATCTAATATTTCCTATTAGAAAATAGACCACACATTaatgttatttctatttctatatattatttctacaatttctagttttttttattattatttcaagcTTCAGTATTGCTCTATTGACAGATAATtatgcccccccccccaaaaaaaagaaaatgcaacacaaaacaaaaaaaaaatatatatataattataatttggattatatataattttgaataaataataattaatgatttaaatttaattctataatatagttttattttattttaattttttttttactatattttatttgatatattgtAATCTCTATAACAGGAATTACTTGAccattttaagtatttttctCAGACATTTTTTGCTACATGTGGGTCTTGTTTTCTAACCTAGATATAAATAACTGCACTCTATACATGTCACTCTCTGAATGCAATTTTATTCACCACTAAATCAACCCCAAGGTTTGTGAGTTAAATTTAGCTCATGACCAATTTTTCCTTTCTGCTCTTTTCAGTTCTAACCATGAGAGGGCAGTGTGTTTCCAGACTCTTCTTAGTCTGGATTCTGCTGGAGTTCATGCTGTGTATTATGAGTTAAGGTCACTTTAATGCTCCACATGTTCTTGGCTTTTTTCCCAACTCTGAAAGCTTTTACTCAGGAGTGCCTGTGGCTTATGCAGTGGAAATACTCAATCATGGATcatgaccttaaaaaaaaaaaggtggaacTAAAACTGGTAACTGTGTTGTATGTActgtaatttaatatttaatatatgtttTACATTTTGCTCAAGTGATTCTAATGTGTATTAATTTAGTAACACTAATTCTTGTGGCTTATAAGTGTAGTAACATAAAACACCAGATGTTATGCATGACAGgaagacgaaaaaaaaaaagctaatgaAAAGCCTTAATGCTAATGTTCTCTAAAGTCTTCAGGGTCCCCTGGATGATCACTaatgctcctctctctctctctctctctctctcccagctGCTGGGATGCTAGAGTCATGAAATCATAAACACTAAACGCCTGCTGCAGGTGTCTTGGAAGCTGATACAAAGCAAAAGTATGGGCTGTCTATAGATCACAATAGGCAGGAGCCAGAACACAATACGTTACAAGAAAGTAAAAGAGACACTTCACTCACACCTGGGAGCGATTTAGAAAAGTCGACCCATGAACATGATTTAGGGAGTTGGAACGAAACTCGAGACCCTAAAGGAAAGCCATGCAGACCAAACAAGAACACGCAATACTgtacacagacagtaacctgagctaaGGATTGAACTCCGCACCTTAGTGCTCAGGGACATGACAAAGCTGTCACCAAGCTGCCTCAGATTTACTCTAGAATGAACCAGACTTTAGGAAATACACGATACACATGATGcacaagtttttattttttaatcattacaaGTGAGGACAAagaataaactgtaaaaaaaaaaaaaaaaaaacagttgattTTGATTTAATCACATATCAAGCTTAGAGAATGAGGTTTATGTAACACGTACACTAATCTCTGCAAGTTGTTTTTGCAAGCCCCAACTAAAAATGCTACACTTTATCAACAGCCAGGAATCTGTGAGCACTGGATGGTTTCGTGATGGCTATCTTGCATACTGCAGTGTAAAGGAGGAAATCAGTAGAGTGAATTTAAAATGGTAGCCATCATGATGCTCTAAACAccattatagattttttttatgttgctgAGATTGTGGCATTTGTTACTGAGGTATATCAATTCCAGCACACTGTCAATGGATCAGCGTTCCTGCCTTGTAGGTGAGCTCCTGGTGACAGACTCAGAAAATAAGGAGTGAAAGATAAATAAGTAGATGTATGGAGGAGAGTCATATCATCAGCATTATAAAAACAAACCTGATGCCTGTCACAGTCCAAGTATATCCCTATTCTCCGTGGCTTCACTGCCAGCTCCTTATCAGTCTCTGTGCTATTCTCCTTAACAGAGTAGCCTTGGTTATGTTTCAGCTGAAGCCTGATGTTCTTATTTAGGTTGCTTATATATCCGCCATCGACACCGACACTCCAGTCAATCTTTTCTCCCACGTCCACCTCCCAGTAATGCTGTCCAGACTGAAAGGACTTGTGGGTTCTGGCCAGTGGTCTATAATCTTTCTGGCGATAGAAAATTCCCTTCTTGTCTGTTCGAGTCACACTGCGGCCGTCAGAGGAAACCCTCAAATATGGGTCATGGCAGTCAGATATTACATTACGATCAGGAACTGTGGAAAGAAATTATAGCCTGGGATCATGCTGTGTGTAATCATGATTTAAATTCTcttcaaaatgtttttctttgatATGCTACAAACCAGAAAACTGCAATAAATCAGCCATGTCTGCTTATTCATTACATGGCCAAAACTATGTGGACACCTAACTGTGGTCCTTCCCCAAACTAAgttagaagcacacaattgtgtaGGATGGCTTTGCATGCtatagcattaagatttcccttcactggaactaacctGGGTCCAAACATTTTCTAGAaggacaatgcccctgtgcacaaagcaacgaCTATGAAGACTGAATGAATGGTTTGACATCAGATCCGGACCTCAATAAAGCTCTTGTAGCCGAATAAGCACAAACCCTCGcaaccacactccaaaatctagtggacagccttcccagaagagcatGGGTGTGATCCATATACATTAGATGATATAGTGTATCTACATTAacatgaatgtttttatataataaaagtaGATTTAAATGATTGTTACCTGGTTTAATGGAGCCAAGCATCTTCTTCCACACAAAGAACTTCAGATGAGTTTCATAGGGGCCAAGAAACAGGGATTCAGATGCCACACTGAGGCCCTTCACCCCTGACATATACCTTCAGTGGATACTGTAATCAGAATTTCTGTCCAAAAAGTTTTAAGACATAAAATGTTTACGAATACTCACTCTAGTGACTGAAAAGCATTTTCATTCCTTTTAGACCAACTGCCATGAACCTGCCTCATCCCTTCAACAAAACCCAGGCCATGTTCGGTCCACCACTGCACAAGACAGAGAGGAAGGCTGTATGTGCTGTAAACTGTGATATCAGTGTAAGGAGTGAAAACTGAAACTCATATTCTTTTGTAGAAACAGACTGGAGTCAAACCTGCAGAAATCCATCAGGCTGATCAGTTTCAATGACTGACTTTAGTATGTCTTCATGCTCTTTTCCAGCATATAGTTTCTCCTCTATGTCATTTCTATTCTTCTGCATCTTCTCTACCACGGCCTTCTCTTCGTTCTCAAGCAGCGCTTTCACTTCCTGCTCCTTCTCATGAAGAAACTGATGCATTTCTTGGAACTGAGCTGAGATTTGGGCTGAAAGCTGTTTGGACCGCTCCTATCAAGATTCAGATTGTGATAATGTCACTGTTTCATGATGCTAAAGCATGTTTCATCATTTCTATTTAATACAGACtccacaaataaataataataaagagtgaTTAATTAGAGTCTTCAGCAACATTAATGACTGATAAATATCAAATTCTGGTCAGATGGTGAATGTCAGCTGGACAATTAAAGCGGTTGTTACTTCTCACCTCAGTTTTTGTGATTTCATTGGTCTGCCTCTTAATCAGCTCTTCCAGCTCTTTGTTATCTTTTGATATGAAACTTAGAGGTTCTTTTAGCATCTCCTAAAATACAGATTATTAGAAGATACAGAAAATTTAGATGAATAAATCTTTGAAAGACTAGAAACTAGAACTTTTCATGAGCTATAATGCAGAATACACATTATAGAGTATATGTCAATAAAGAAAACGCTTGCTTAGAGGTTCTTTCAAAACTAGCCTGCATTATTTTGTCACTCACAATTGTCTTCCACTGACCTTTTTGGGTTCTGCTGCTTCATCTACTGGTTTGAACTTGTGCCCTTGGTGTTTATCTCCATCTCTACAAATTAGACACACCAATTTTTGATCCGTCTCACAGAACAGTTTGAGCCTCTCATCATGGTCAGGACACACTAGTTTCTCTGGTTCCATGAACAGTCCTGCTTTCAGCCCGTTGGCTCCAGCGAC
The nucleotide sequence above comes from Hemibagrus wyckioides isolate EC202008001 linkage group LG01, SWU_Hwy_1.0, whole genome shotgun sequence. Encoded proteins:
- the trim109 gene encoding tripartite motif containing 109; the encoded protein is MDSRLFKQIQCSVCLGEFTDPVSLLCDHTFCRQCISNHSQTSSRLRLCPECRRPYTMWDLRSNRVLRNMVDAVREHLTEQQAIRDRDMGVAGANGLKAGLFMEPEKLVCPDHDERLKLFCETDQKLVCLICRDGDKHQGHKFKPVDEAAEPKKEMLKEPLSFISKDNKELEELIKRQTNEITKTEERSKQLSAQISAQFQEMHQFLHEKEQEVKALLENEEKAVVEKMQKNRNDIEEKLYAGKEHEDILKSVIETDQPDGFLQWWTEHGLGFVEGMRQVHGSWSKRNENAFQSLEYMSGVKGLSVASESLFLGPYETHLKFFVWKKMLGSIKPVPDRNVISDCHDPYLRVSSDGRSVTRTDKKGIFYRQKDYRPLARTHKSFQSGQHYWEVDVGEKIDWSVGVDGGYISNLNKNIRLQLKHNQGYSVKENSTETDKELAVKPRRIGIYLDCDRHQVCFYNADDMTLLHTSTYLSFTPYFLSLSPGAHLQGRNADPLTVCWN